From a region of the Micromonospora tarapacensis genome:
- a CDS encoding ROK family protein, giving the protein MNDGNVVVALDVGGTGMKCALIRADGEVVHAERHPTEAGRGADAVIETVLAVADGLAGKARADGHTPTALGIVVPGVVDEPRGVAVWSANVGFRDVPLRELAAKRLGLPTALGHDVRAGGLAEARIGAGRDAGHVLFVAIGTGIAAAHVVAGSAVTGAHGAAGELGHILVRPDGPRCGCGRRGCLETVASASAVARRYAELGAAGTGRTTVTAAEVAARAATGEELASRVWQEAVEALADGLATGQALYDVETVVLGGGLAQAGAGLFDPLRAAMRDRLTFHREPRLVPAALGDEAGCLGAALLALDQLETR; this is encoded by the coding sequence GTGAACGACGGGAATGTGGTCGTCGCGCTGGACGTGGGCGGCACCGGCATGAAGTGCGCCCTGATCCGCGCCGACGGCGAGGTGGTGCACGCCGAACGACACCCCACCGAGGCCGGTCGCGGAGCCGACGCCGTCATCGAGACGGTCCTGGCGGTGGCCGACGGACTGGCCGGCAAGGCCCGCGCGGACGGCCACACCCCGACCGCGCTCGGCATAGTGGTGCCGGGCGTCGTCGACGAGCCACGCGGCGTGGCGGTCTGGTCGGCGAACGTCGGCTTCCGGGACGTACCCCTGCGCGAGCTGGCGGCCAAGCGGCTCGGCCTGCCCACGGCGCTCGGCCACGACGTCCGCGCCGGTGGCCTCGCCGAGGCGCGGATCGGTGCCGGCCGCGACGCCGGGCACGTGCTCTTCGTGGCCATCGGCACCGGCATCGCCGCCGCGCACGTGGTGGCCGGTTCGGCCGTCACCGGCGCGCACGGCGCGGCCGGGGAGCTGGGCCACATCCTGGTCCGCCCGGACGGGCCGCGCTGCGGCTGCGGGCGCCGCGGCTGCCTGGAGACGGTCGCCTCCGCCTCCGCCGTGGCGCGCCGCTACGCCGAACTCGGCGCCGCCGGTACGGGCCGGACGACGGTGACCGCCGCCGAGGTGGCCGCCCGCGCGGCGACCGGCGAGGAACTGGCCAGCCGGGTCTGGCAGGAGGCGGTCGAGGCGCTGGCCGACGGCCTCGCCACCGGGCAGGCCCTCTACGACGTGGAGACCGTGGTCCTGGGCGGCGGCCTCGCCCAGGCCGGCGCCGGACTGTTCGACCCGCTGCGTGCCGCGATGCGGGACCGACTGACCTTCCACCGGGAGCCACGACTGGTCCCGGCCGCCCTCGGCGACGAGGCGGGCTGTCTCGGCGCCGCCCTGCTCGCCCTCGACCAACTGGAGACGCGGTGA
- a CDS encoding DeoR/GlpR family DNA-binding transcription regulator: MDRYARWNALLEMLTDSGRVTVEEAAGRLDVSQATIRRDFDQLAQQQMITRTRGGAVANGVSYDLPLRYKTAKHSAEKQRIGAAAAALVSPGTVVGLNGGTTSTEVARALAVRPDLNTNAEGAQLTVVTNALNIANELLVRSRMKVVVAGGVVRPKSFELVGPLGGALLREVTLDVALLGVDAIDPQLGAAAHHEGEAAMNNLMVVRAKRVVIIADSSKLGGHAFARICPVDRVETLVTDSGAAPEVVDAFRVAGVHVICA, encoded by the coding sequence GTGGACCGCTACGCGAGATGGAACGCCCTGCTCGAAATGCTGACCGACTCCGGTCGGGTCACCGTCGAGGAGGCCGCCGGGCGGCTGGACGTCTCTCAGGCGACCATCCGGCGGGATTTCGACCAGCTCGCCCAGCAGCAGATGATCACCCGCACCCGGGGTGGGGCGGTCGCCAACGGGGTCTCGTACGACCTGCCACTGCGTTACAAGACGGCCAAGCACTCGGCAGAGAAGCAGCGGATCGGCGCCGCCGCGGCGGCACTCGTCTCGCCCGGCACCGTGGTCGGCCTCAACGGCGGCACCACCAGCACTGAGGTGGCCCGGGCGCTGGCCGTCCGGCCGGACCTCAACACCAATGCCGAGGGCGCCCAGTTGACCGTGGTCACCAACGCGTTGAACATCGCGAACGAGCTGCTGGTCCGCTCCCGGATGAAGGTCGTGGTGGCCGGCGGGGTGGTGCGGCCGAAGTCGTTCGAGCTGGTCGGGCCGCTGGGCGGAGCGCTGCTGCGCGAGGTCACCCTGGACGTGGCGCTGCTCGGCGTGGACGCGATCGACCCGCAACTCGGCGCCGCCGCCCACCACGAGGGTGAGGCGGCGATGAACAACCTGATGGTGGTCCGGGCCAAGCGGGTCGTCATCATCGCCGACTCGTCCAAGCTGGGCGGTCACGCCTTCGCCCGGATCTGCCCGGTGGACCGGGTCGAGACGCTGGTCACCGACTCGGGTGCCGCGCCCGAGGTGGTCGACGCCTTCCGGGTCGCCGGCGTCCACGTCATCTGTGCCTGA
- a CDS encoding DUF4032 domain-containing protein, protein MRITSALVDPALLDLPWSTPLEQWPAEHLVALPQGISRHVVRFVQLGGHVYAVKETGERVAEREYDLLRALERIDFPSVKAVAIVADRESDAGEPLDPVLITRHLQFSLPYRALFSHTLRPETMGRLLDALAALLVRMHLTGFFWGDCSLSNTLFRRDAGAFAAYLVDAETGALRSVLSNGQRGEDLEIARVNIFGEALDLQAAGLLHDSIDPEVVCEEVVQRYERLWHEITYEQQVEREARHDIEGRIRRLNEMGFDVAEVAMSSIDNGRYLIRPKVVDAGYHHRRLLRLTGLDAEENQARKLLNDLDAYRAESDLIDEQQAAHRWLTEVFEPVVRAVPAPLRRKLEPQEVFAQIIEHKWLLSERAGRDVGMRHAVQSFLSDVLVHRPDEQAVLGLEIPTAG, encoded by the coding sequence GTGCGGATCACCTCGGCCCTCGTCGACCCGGCGCTGCTCGACCTTCCCTGGTCGACACCGCTGGAGCAGTGGCCGGCCGAGCACCTGGTCGCGCTGCCCCAGGGCATCTCCCGGCACGTGGTGCGCTTCGTGCAGCTGGGCGGGCACGTCTACGCGGTCAAGGAGACGGGCGAGCGGGTCGCCGAACGGGAGTACGACCTGCTGCGTGCCCTGGAACGGATCGACTTCCCGTCGGTGAAGGCGGTGGCGATCGTCGCCGACCGGGAGTCCGACGCCGGTGAGCCGCTGGATCCCGTCCTGATCACCCGTCACCTCCAGTTCTCCCTGCCGTACCGGGCACTGTTCTCGCACACGCTGCGGCCCGAGACGATGGGCCGGCTGCTCGACGCGCTCGCCGCGCTGCTGGTCCGGATGCACCTCACCGGCTTCTTCTGGGGCGACTGCTCGCTGTCGAACACGCTGTTCCGGCGGGACGCGGGCGCCTTCGCCGCGTACCTGGTCGACGCCGAGACCGGCGCGCTGCGCAGCGTGCTCTCCAACGGCCAGCGCGGTGAGGATCTGGAGATCGCCCGGGTCAACATCTTCGGCGAGGCGCTGGACCTCCAGGCCGCCGGCCTGCTGCACGACTCGATCGACCCCGAGGTGGTCTGCGAGGAGGTGGTGCAGCGCTACGAGCGGCTCTGGCACGAGATCACCTACGAGCAGCAGGTCGAGCGGGAGGCCCGGCACGACATCGAGGGGCGCATCCGTCGGCTCAACGAGATGGGTTTCGACGTGGCCGAGGTGGCCATGTCGAGCATCGACAACGGCCGCTACCTGATCCGGCCGAAGGTGGTCGACGCCGGCTACCACCACCGCCGGCTGCTGCGCCTCACCGGCCTGGACGCCGAGGAGAACCAGGCCCGCAAGCTGCTCAACGACCTCGACGCGTACCGGGCGGAGAGCGATCTGATCGACGAGCAGCAGGCCGCGCACCGGTGGCTGACCGAGGTGTTCGAGCCGGTGGTCCGGGCGGTGCCCGCGCCCCTGCGGCGCAAGCTGGAGCCGCAGGAGGTGTTCGCGCAGATCATCGAGCACAAGTGGCTGCTCTCCGAGCGGGCCGGCCGGGACGTCGGGATGCGCCACGCGGTGCAGTCATTCCTGTCGGACGTGCTGGTGCACCGCCCCGACGAGCAGGCCGTCCTCGGCCTGGAGATCCCTACGGCGGGCTGA
- a CDS encoding SIS domain-containing protein — MAYVHAEIASQPDCWRQATELAPQALDRLPRPGERVAVVGCGTSWFIAMAYAARREAAGQGETDAFQASEFPAGRRYDRLLAITRSGTTTEVLDLLAALRGRTPTTVLVGDPGSPSVEVADAAVTMPFADERSVVQTRFATSALALLRANLGDNMTALVADAEVAVRAPLPIDPSLIEQVTFLGRGWTIGLAQEAALKCREAATFWAEAYPAMDYRHGPISVAAPGRLVWAFGELPDGLPEDVAATGAAFAHSRTHGCRTVLGRWAAGRTPVDPMADLILAQRFAVALATSRGLDPDAPRHLSRSVVLA; from the coding sequence ATGGCGTACGTCCACGCGGAGATCGCGAGCCAGCCGGACTGCTGGCGCCAGGCGACCGAACTGGCGCCGCAGGCGCTCGACCGGCTGCCGCGCCCCGGCGAGCGGGTCGCCGTCGTCGGCTGCGGCACGTCATGGTTCATCGCCATGGCGTACGCGGCCCGACGCGAGGCCGCCGGCCAGGGCGAGACCGACGCCTTCCAGGCCAGCGAGTTCCCCGCCGGCCGCCGCTACGACCGCCTGCTGGCGATCACCCGCTCCGGCACCACCACCGAGGTGCTGGACCTGCTCGCCGCGTTGCGCGGGCGGACGCCGACCACGGTGCTGGTCGGCGACCCCGGTTCACCGTCCGTGGAGGTCGCGGACGCCGCCGTCACCATGCCGTTCGCCGACGAACGCTCGGTGGTGCAGACCCGCTTCGCCACCAGCGCGCTGGCGCTGCTCCGCGCCAACCTCGGCGACAACATGACGGCCCTGGTCGCCGACGCGGAGGTCGCCGTGCGCGCCCCGCTGCCGATCGACCCGAGCCTGATCGAGCAGGTCACCTTCCTGGGCCGAGGCTGGACGATCGGGCTGGCCCAGGAGGCGGCGCTGAAGTGCCGCGAGGCGGCCACCTTCTGGGCCGAGGCGTACCCCGCCATGGACTACCGGCACGGCCCCATCTCGGTGGCCGCCCCCGGCCGGCTGGTCTGGGCCTTCGGTGAGCTGCCGGACGGTCTGCCCGAGGACGTCGCCGCCACCGGCGCGGCCTTCGCACACAGCCGCACCCACGGCTGCCGCACCGTCCTGGGCCGGTGGGCGGCCGGGCGCACGCCGGTCGACCCGATGGCCGACCTGATCCTGGCCCAGCGCTTCGCCGTAGCCCTCGCCACCAGCCGCGGGCTCGACCCCGACGCGCCCCGGCACCTGAGCCGCTCCGTGGTGCTCGCGTGA
- a CDS encoding potassium channel family protein, with protein sequence MAEPLLDRARRASRRLRANGESRAHYVICGQDPLAYWVVRTMLATETQDGRVRITLIVPDGRRTPGPDGRDLPGIEVIRAERLDEAAFRRAGLTGAAGLALLHQDDVGNMHAALCAQEVEPRLRLVVRMFNTGLANGVLQIFPDSAVLSDASMAAPAFVAAALGEVASTHFRHGGRTLYVARRDDVRPSEIVCGVADTRDPQQELVLPADDRDADVVLAEAAGRAAGTELAARRLVRARRRRRPVAMVLRAIRSFATRKIGLAVLVLLAMVAALGALYANAAHVSWADALYLTLVTTLTGQDPDTAKSAAEQVMQVVLNLAGLALIPLITAVVVDGVVRARLALHTGRILPERFGHVVVVGLGNIGTRVMAQLNDFGVEVVAIDKNADARGAGLARRLGVPLVVGDAGQEETLRAASVATCQALVVVSTDDGANLRAALNARAINDQLRVVLRLFDGDFAERVQRAFGIGTSRSVSYLAAPSFAAALLDRAVIATIPVGRHALLVTEVPVASGSALDGRPLADVGRAGSVRLLAHARTGQRLDWSPDPRMVIVAGDRLTLVARRAGLNALLRETAPPPPPDPEPAAASARATASAEHPRHRRCQRRRRAQPPSAAAPGMAAVSGGAGRSRRRRRRAPRSRRARWSAAG encoded by the coding sequence ATGGCGGAGCCGCTGCTCGATCGGGCCCGGCGGGCCAGCCGCCGGTTGCGGGCCAACGGGGAGTCCCGGGCACACTACGTGATCTGCGGGCAGGATCCCCTGGCCTACTGGGTGGTGCGGACGATGCTCGCCACCGAGACGCAGGACGGCCGGGTGCGGATCACCCTGATCGTGCCCGACGGCCGACGCACCCCGGGGCCGGACGGTCGTGACCTGCCCGGCATCGAGGTGATCAGGGCCGAGCGGCTGGACGAGGCCGCCTTCCGCCGGGCGGGGCTGACCGGCGCCGCGGGGCTGGCGCTGCTGCACCAGGACGACGTGGGCAACATGCACGCCGCCCTCTGCGCGCAGGAGGTCGAGCCCCGGCTGCGCCTGGTGGTGCGGATGTTCAACACCGGGCTGGCCAACGGCGTGCTGCAGATCTTCCCCGACTCGGCGGTGCTGTCGGACGCCTCGATGGCCGCCCCGGCCTTCGTGGCCGCCGCGCTCGGCGAGGTCGCTTCGACGCACTTCCGGCACGGCGGGCGCACCCTCTACGTGGCCCGGCGCGACGACGTACGCCCGAGCGAGATCGTCTGCGGGGTGGCCGACACCCGCGACCCGCAGCAGGAACTGGTGCTCCCCGCCGACGACCGGGACGCCGACGTGGTGCTCGCCGAGGCCGCTGGCCGGGCGGCCGGCACCGAGCTGGCCGCGCGCCGGCTGGTCCGGGCCCGACGGCGGCGCCGACCGGTGGCGATGGTGCTCCGCGCGATCCGCAGCTTCGCCACCCGCAAGATCGGGCTCGCGGTGCTCGTGCTGCTCGCCATGGTGGCCGCACTGGGCGCGCTGTACGCCAACGCGGCGCACGTCAGCTGGGCCGACGCGCTCTACCTGACCCTGGTCACCACCCTCACCGGGCAGGATCCGGACACCGCCAAGTCGGCCGCCGAGCAGGTCATGCAGGTGGTGCTCAACCTCGCCGGGCTGGCATTGATCCCGCTGATCACGGCGGTGGTCGTCGACGGTGTGGTCCGCGCCCGGCTGGCCCTGCACACCGGGCGGATCCTGCCCGAGCGTTTCGGGCACGTCGTGGTGGTGGGGCTGGGCAACATCGGTACCCGGGTGATGGCCCAGCTCAACGACTTCGGCGTCGAGGTGGTGGCGATCGACAAGAACGCGGACGCGCGCGGTGCGGGGCTGGCCCGGCGGCTCGGCGTACCGCTGGTGGTGGGCGACGCGGGGCAGGAGGAGACGCTGCGGGCGGCCTCGGTCGCCACCTGCCAGGCGCTGGTGGTGGTCTCCACCGACGACGGGGCCAACCTGCGGGCCGCGCTGAACGCCCGGGCCATCAACGACCAACTCCGGGTGGTGCTGCGGCTGTTCGACGGCGACTTCGCCGAGCGGGTGCAGCGGGCCTTCGGCATCGGCACCTCGCGCAGCGTCTCCTACCTGGCCGCACCGTCGTTCGCCGCCGCCCTGCTGGACCGCGCGGTGATCGCCACCATCCCGGTGGGCCGGCACGCGCTGCTGGTCACCGAGGTTCCGGTGGCGTCCGGCTCGGCGCTGGACGGCCGGCCGCTCGCCGACGTCGGGCGGGCCGGCAGCGTACGCCTGCTCGCGCACGCCAGGACCGGGCAACGCCTCGACTGGTCGCCCGACCCGCGAATGGTGATCGTCGCGGGCGACCGGTTGACCCTGGTGGCCCGGCGAGCCGGCCTGAACGCGTTGCTGCGCGAGACGGCACCGCCCCCACCGCCGGATCCGGAGCCGGCGGCGGCCTCCGCCCGCGCGACGGCCTCGGCTGAGCACCCGCGGCATCGGAGGTGTCAGCGGCGGCGCCGGGCACAGCCGCCGTCAGCCGCGGCGCCGGGCATGGCCGCCGTCAGCGGCGGCGCAGGGCGTAGCCGGCGGCGCCGACGGCGAGCACCGCGAAGCCGGCGAGCACGCTGGTCCGCGGCAGGCTGA
- the nagA gene encoding N-acetylglucosamine-6-phosphate deacetylase, with protein MTIRVNGRVVTPSGVIGQGCVEVRDDRITAVAEYPSVRDGHWIVPGFVDIHTHGGGGHTFTTGDAGQARAAAAFHLAHGTTSLLASLVSAPFELMRSATTAFAPLVRDGLLAGIHFEGPYLSAARCGAQNPEFLRDPTTDELTELIKIGDGTVRMVTLAPERTGALAAVELLVRHGVVAAVGHTDGTYEQTRAAVSAGASVGTHLFNGMRPVHHREPGPVVALLTAPNVVCELVADGVHLHEGTLAFATSTAGAERCALVTDAMAAAGMPDGEYELGGQEVTVAGGVARLSGDGAIAGSTLTMAAALRNAVAAGVPVPDAVRMASTTPALAVGLGDQVGALQVGLRADLVVLDDDLEVVRVMRAGAWVQ; from the coding sequence GTGACCATACGGGTGAACGGCAGGGTGGTGACCCCGAGCGGGGTGATCGGGCAGGGCTGCGTCGAGGTCAGGGATGATCGGATCACCGCGGTCGCCGAATACCCGTCGGTGCGGGACGGGCACTGGATCGTCCCCGGGTTCGTGGACATCCACACCCACGGCGGCGGCGGGCACACCTTCACCACCGGCGACGCCGGGCAGGCCCGCGCCGCTGCCGCGTTCCATCTGGCGCACGGCACCACCAGCCTGCTGGCCAGCTTGGTCAGCGCACCCTTCGAGCTGATGCGCTCGGCCACCACCGCCTTCGCGCCGCTGGTCCGCGACGGCCTGCTGGCCGGCATCCACTTCGAAGGGCCGTACCTCTCCGCCGCTCGCTGCGGCGCGCAGAACCCCGAGTTCCTCCGCGACCCGACCACCGACGAGCTGACCGAGCTGATCAAAATCGGTGACGGGACGGTACGGATGGTCACCCTGGCTCCCGAGCGGACCGGCGCGCTGGCGGCCGTCGAGTTGCTCGTCCGGCACGGGGTGGTCGCCGCGGTCGGTCACACCGACGGCACGTACGAGCAGACCCGCGCCGCCGTGTCGGCCGGCGCGAGCGTCGGCACCCACCTGTTCAACGGGATGCGCCCGGTGCACCACCGGGAGCCGGGCCCGGTGGTGGCGCTGCTGACCGCGCCGAACGTGGTCTGCGAACTCGTCGCCGACGGCGTGCACCTGCACGAGGGGACCCTCGCCTTCGCCACCTCGACCGCCGGCGCGGAACGGTGTGCGCTGGTCACCGACGCGATGGCTGCCGCCGGCATGCCCGACGGCGAGTACGAGCTGGGCGGCCAGGAGGTCACCGTGGCCGGCGGGGTGGCCCGGCTCTCCGGCGACGGCGCGATCGCCGGCAGCACGCTCACCATGGCCGCGGCGCTGCGTAACGCGGTGGCGGCCGGTGTGCCGGTCCCCGACGCGGTGCGGATGGCGTCCACCACCCCGGCCCTGGCCGTCGGCCTCGGCGACCAGGTCGGGGCCCTGCAGGTCGGCCTGCGCGCCGACCTGGTGGTGCTCGACGACGACCTGGAGGTCGTCCGGGTGATGCGGGCCGGCGCCTGGGTGCAGTGA
- a CDS encoding APC family permease yields MDQLARRLGVPDAVVIGLGSMLGAGVFVVFAPAAAAAGGIGLLVALALAGFIAFCNATSSARLAARYPESGGTYVYGRERLGPFAGFLAGWGFVVGKTASCAAMALTIGAYLWPGQARLVAVAAVVAVTAVNLRGVAKTATATRVLVLVVIAVLILVTVAGATGVQVSRIDQPGGSARGVLTAAGLLFFAFAGYARIATLGEEVREPERTIPRAVPLALGVVLTIYLLLAVVALGVLGPARLAASAAPLADVVSAAGLPGLEWLVRAGATVAVTGVLLSLLAGVGRTTLAMARRRDLPGALDAVHPVHRVPHRAELAVAAVVILVVLLGDVRGAIGFSACTVLVYYAITNTAALTLGRDRGRRLPVQSLAVAGLLGCLLLAVSLPRTSVLAGFAVLAVGAAGYALRRR; encoded by the coding sequence GTGGATCAACTAGCGCGCCGGTTGGGCGTACCGGATGCGGTCGTCATCGGGCTGGGGTCGATGCTCGGTGCGGGCGTCTTCGTGGTCTTCGCTCCCGCCGCGGCGGCGGCCGGCGGCATCGGCCTGCTGGTCGCGCTGGCCCTGGCCGGCTTCATCGCGTTCTGCAACGCGACCAGTTCGGCCCGACTGGCCGCCCGCTACCCCGAGTCCGGTGGCACGTACGTCTACGGCCGGGAGCGGCTCGGCCCGTTCGCCGGTTTCCTCGCCGGCTGGGGTTTCGTGGTCGGCAAGACGGCCAGTTGCGCGGCGATGGCGCTGACCATCGGGGCGTACCTCTGGCCGGGGCAGGCCCGGCTCGTCGCCGTCGCTGCCGTCGTCGCGGTGACCGCGGTGAACCTGCGCGGCGTGGCGAAGACCGCGACCGCCACCCGGGTCCTGGTGCTGGTCGTGATCGCGGTGCTGATCCTGGTCACGGTGGCCGGCGCCACCGGCGTCCAGGTCAGCCGGATCGATCAGCCCGGCGGCTCGGCCCGCGGCGTGCTCACCGCGGCCGGCCTGCTCTTCTTCGCCTTCGCCGGGTACGCCCGCATCGCCACCCTCGGCGAGGAGGTCCGCGAGCCGGAGCGGACCATCCCCCGGGCGGTGCCGCTGGCGCTCGGCGTGGTGCTGACGATCTATCTGCTGCTGGCCGTCGTCGCGCTCGGGGTGCTCGGACCGGCCCGGCTCGCCGCGTCCGCCGCGCCCCTGGCCGACGTGGTGTCCGCCGCCGGCCTGCCCGGCCTGGAGTGGTTGGTCCGGGCCGGTGCGACCGTCGCGGTGACGGGGGTGTTGCTCTCCCTGCTGGCCGGGGTGGGCCGAACCACTCTGGCGATGGCCCGCCGCCGCGATCTGCCCGGCGCACTAGACGCGGTCCATCCGGTTCACCGGGTGCCGCACCGCGCCGAGCTGGCGGTGGCCGCCGTGGTGATCCTGGTGGTCCTGCTCGGCGACGTACGGGGGGCGATCGGCTTCTCCGCCTGCACGGTGCTGGTCTACTACGCGATCACCAACACCGCGGCGCTGACCCTGGGCCGGGATCGGGGCAGGCGGCTGCCGGTGCAGTCGCTGGCGGTGGCCGGGCTGCTCGGCTGCCTGCTGCTCGCGGTCAGCCTGCCGCGGACCAGCGTGCTCGCCGGCTTCGCGGTGCTCGCCGTCGGCGCCGCCGGCTACGCCCTGCGCCGCCGCTGA
- a CDS encoding phosphatase PAP2 family protein has protein sequence MRETTPVRRRTRPAPVRPAGWWFDALLLAALAGLTAALAAGWFFGLDRAVADWADAHRPTAARWIAIVLNYLGQGTPLTLIAAGLGVLLAVRLRSVRPLFVPVAAFVLTYLTIGPLKVWTARPAPSASVKEPFLPPEQTLPLFQDDLPVRFAQSYPSGHVANAIVWYGVLALLLVPLLASLGRAVPDRLVLVVRIVPPAVVLCTTTYLGWHWLTDSVAGLLLGLLLDRLLHRAPWDALPLPGRLRQWDRPFTQRS, from the coding sequence GTGCGGGAGACGACACCGGTACGCCGGAGGACGCGGCCGGCACCGGTGCGCCCGGCCGGCTGGTGGTTCGACGCCCTGCTGCTCGCCGCCCTCGCCGGGCTGACCGCCGCCCTCGCCGCCGGCTGGTTCTTCGGGCTCGACCGCGCGGTGGCGGACTGGGCCGACGCGCACCGGCCCACGGCCGCCCGGTGGATCGCGATCGTCCTCAACTACCTCGGCCAGGGCACCCCGCTGACGCTGATCGCGGCCGGTCTGGGGGTCCTGCTCGCGGTCCGGCTGCGGTCCGTGCGCCCGCTGTTCGTCCCGGTGGCGGCCTTCGTCCTCACCTACCTGACCATCGGTCCGCTGAAGGTCTGGACGGCCCGGCCCGCGCCGAGTGCCAGCGTCAAGGAACCGTTCCTGCCGCCGGAGCAGACGCTTCCGCTCTTTCAGGACGACCTGCCGGTGCGGTTCGCCCAGTCCTACCCGTCCGGGCACGTCGCCAACGCGATCGTCTGGTACGGCGTGCTCGCGCTGCTGCTCGTGCCGCTGCTGGCCAGCCTCGGCCGGGCCGTGCCCGACCGGCTGGTGCTCGTGGTGCGGATCGTGCCACCGGCCGTGGTGCTGTGCACCACCACATACCTGGGGTGGCACTGGCTGACCGACTCGGTGGCCGGGTTGCTGCTGGGGCTGCTGCTGGACCGACTGCTGCACCGCGCGCCCTGGGACGCCCTGCCGTTACCCGGCCGGCTACGGCAGTGGGACCGACCGTTCACCCAGCGCTCCTAG
- a CDS encoding ATP-binding cassette domain-containing protein → MPAVLEIEGLRKTYRSRRRGTRNALDGFDMRVEAGQVHGFLGPNGSGKTTTLRTLLGLIRPDGGRMVILGHEVPAQLDQVAWQVGAIVESPQFFPHFSARDTLSLLAGAGDLPAQRVDEVLELVGLRERAGERVKTYSLGMKQRLAVASALLKNPRLLILDEPANGLDPGGIREMRTLMRDLAESGMTVVLSSHILGEIQLICDSVTIISLGRRVAFGPVEEVLAQHSSGAVRVRLEAVTDLPVAATALTRAGVRVTTNPDHLMLAGVDKPATVTRLLAEQGLYVSELAPIAVDLESVFLELTATAPVPGQHRQVDQSVRVDGAEPSASAGGGWGA, encoded by the coding sequence TTGCCAGCTGTCCTGGAAATCGAAGGTCTACGAAAGACGTACCGAAGTCGACGACGCGGCACCCGCAACGCCCTGGACGGCTTCGACATGCGGGTCGAAGCGGGGCAGGTGCACGGCTTCCTCGGGCCCAACGGCTCCGGCAAGACCACCACGCTGCGTACGCTGCTCGGCCTGATCCGGCCCGACGGCGGCCGGATGGTGATCCTCGGGCACGAGGTGCCCGCCCAGCTGGACCAGGTCGCCTGGCAGGTCGGCGCGATCGTGGAGAGCCCGCAGTTCTTCCCGCACTTCAGCGCGCGGGACACGCTGTCGCTGCTGGCCGGCGCCGGTGACCTGCCTGCCCAGCGGGTCGACGAGGTGCTGGAACTGGTCGGCCTGCGCGAGCGGGCCGGCGAACGGGTCAAGACGTACTCCCTCGGCATGAAGCAGCGGCTCGCCGTCGCGTCGGCCCTGCTGAAGAACCCCCGGCTGCTGATCCTGGACGAGCCGGCCAACGGCCTCGACCCGGGCGGCATCCGGGAGATGCGCACGCTGATGCGCGACCTCGCCGAGTCGGGGATGACGGTGGTGCTCTCCAGCCACATCCTCGGCGAGATCCAGCTGATCTGCGACTCGGTCACCATCATCTCGCTGGGCCGGCGGGTCGCCTTCGGGCCGGTCGAGGAGGTGCTGGCGCAACACTCGTCCGGCGCCGTCCGGGTGCGCCTGGAGGCGGTCACCGACCTGCCGGTCGCCGCCACCGCGCTGACCCGCGCCGGGGTACGGGTCACCACCAACCCGGACCATCTGATGCTCGCCGGGGTGGACAAGCCGGCCACGGTCACCCGGTTGCTCGCCGAGCAGGGCCTCTACGTCAGCGAACTCGCGCCGATCGCGGTCGACCTGGAGAGCGTCTTCCTCGAACTGACCGCCACCGCGCCGGTACCCGGCCAGCACCGGCAGGTCGACCAGTCCGTACGAGTCGACGGGGCGGAGCCTTCCGCGTCCGCCGGAGGAGGTTGGGGCGCGTGA